Within the Megalops cyprinoides isolate fMegCyp1 chromosome 10, fMegCyp1.pri, whole genome shotgun sequence genome, the region ATTTGTGAAAGAATTCCTTCAGCTTTCTCCTGCAATCATtctttatattctttttttttttgctttgctttgcatAGATCAAGACAAAAGTAATAGAAGGACATTCAGCATTCGGAAGATAAAAGGTAGTCCTTACATGTGATATGAAcgacaactttttttttcttcatacttATGTCTACTATTCCCTGATCTGGAGAGGTTCTTAAATTCACTGGAAAATACCTGAtcattggaaaagaaaaaaacttcaatGCACGTGTCAAGACAGTACAAAAAGATctctaaaatgacaataaatattattaaagggtttcagaaagaaaacacactggGACACCTCTAATATATGCTCATCAAATAAAACTGTCACCTAAGTTATTCACTGTTACGATAGTGGGATTAAGGCCTTGCCTACTTTAACACCAGTTTTAAGTTGCtttttccttcaataaatacaaataaatttaaataaaacaaaaataatgataatgataataataataataataatcatagtagtaataaagtaaatattcatCTCTTTCCTCATACTGTtctgctgatttaaaaaaagttttcctctcttctttggTAGAATCACTGCAAGTTGGAAAGCCAAGGAATTACAACCTCACTATCACCAACCAACCAAGCACCAGCCGCCTTCCTCGCCGTCATCCCACTGCTAACACCCCGTGTCTCCTTCACATTTGcccgccccccacaccccacctccCTCCGCTCACAGCATCACGTGGGCGTTCGTTTCCCCGCCCCCATCGCACCCGGCTCCGTCCGACGGCCGCTATTGCATGCGgtcagcctgcagctgctggggcTGGTACTGACCGAAGGCCGCGGCCGCCGCAGCGGCCGACCCAGGGGCGGCGGTGGCCAGGGGCTGCTGGACAGCGTAGCCGTAGCCGGCGGTGGCCACGTAGCCCGCCGCGGCGGGGGAGGCGGCGTACGGGTACTGCTCGtaggcggcggcggcggcggccgtGGCGGCGGCGGAGTACTGCGCGTAGGCAGCGCCGGTGTAATCGATGTACGGGGAGCTGGCGGCGGCAGCCGCGGCGGCGGTGGGCTGCACGTGCGGGATCACTACGCTGGGCTGCACGAAGGCCTGCGGGTACACGTAGTGAGCTGGGATCCTGCGGGACAGAGATCAAACCAAGGGGTGTCAGTCACTGCCACTGAGCGATGCAGTGATCAGTTCAGcatcccacccacccccaccaaaaaaaaaggaaaaaaaagcccacagcGGCCAATCTCTCAGATACACCATTCACAATAACGTAATGGAAAACACCAATAAAAACTCAATGTAGTTGTTATTAGATACATAGGGTTGCCATAACAGATGCCTATATGTGGGAAAAAATGGACTGCTCAGAATATTGACAGTGTatcttcattgtttttattttttactttttaaaatatagcaaTCACCAAATCACTGATTTAATACAAACCCTATTAGtaatgggttaaaaaaaaaaaaaacttgagccTGCATTTTGTGTTATGGTGCTGTCAACATGAAGATGACGAAAACTGCCCAAATGCGTTAAAAAGACTGCCTGCCTTTAGGCGTATGACATGAACACTAACACTGCTGCACCTTCTTGggtgtattatttaaaaatatattaattattgtGAGTAGTCTGAATTTGGTTCATGCTAACACATTAACATAAGGGACCATATCCATAAAAATTCTTAAAAGTAAAAACTGGCACTCAGTTGAGGGAAAACTCTAATAGTGCCAGTAAACCAGTCACAAAGTAGACTGATTCTTGAAGTCTTTTGGATCTGatgaagaaacagcagaaagcTGGGAATACCAACAAGGACCTCTTACAATCAGAGTGCCAAGAGGCTGAGAAGAATTGACGATGCAGCTAAACGACTGTAATAAGCTAACAATGTTCATCCACCATCAAGTGCCTTCAGCATCTATGATGATAACAAATTTACCAAATGATATCAATGAATTGGGCAGGATTGTTTGTAAAAGGTTTAATTAGTCATTGACATCAATGATGCACAGAAATAATGCCATTTTTGAAATAGAAGTGGTAACCGCTGCAAAAACTGACAAACATGCAGCTATCCTATTGAAGCTTCATTTGACTGGCCGTAAGTACATATGTTTAATGGATCATTC harbors:
- the rbm24b gene encoding RNA-binding protein 24b, which encodes MHTTQKDTTYTKIFVGGLPYHTTDSSLRKYFEVFGEIEEAVVITDRQTGKSRGYGFVTMADRAAAERACKDPNPIIDGRKANVNLAYLGAKPRVMQPGFSFGVPQIHPAFIQRPYGIPAHYVYPQAFVQPSVVIPHVQPTAAAAAAASSPYIDYTGAAYAQYSAAATAAAAAAYEQYPYAASPAAAGYVATAGYGYAVQQPLATAAPGSAAAAAAAFGQYQPQQLQADRMQ